TGGATCTCCAATACATCCTCATGATGCCACTGGCTGTTCTCGGTCCGCCGGGTCTGGGCGCCCACGTTGTACTGGCTGAGGATGCGTCCAGTGGTGAGCAGCAATGGATAGCGCCGGTTGGTGCGCTCCTCGGTGGCCACGTAATCGGTGATGGCGAAATGCCCCTTGCCAATGGGGAAGTCCACCTCGTGCATCGTCGGGGTGCCATCGGGATGGGTGTCGTTGCACGGCCACTGGATGCTGCCCCGTTCCTCGAGCTTGGCATAACTGACGCCGGTAAAGGTCGGGGTCAATTGGGCGATCTCGTCCATGATCTCGGACGGATGGCTGTAGTTCATCGGGTAACCCAACGCATTCGCCAGGTCCTGGGTCACCTCCCAATCCTCTTTGCCGGCTACCGGCGGCATCACTTTGCGTACCCGGTTGATGCGGCGCTCGGCATTGGTAAAGGTGCCGTTCTTCTCCAGGAATGTGGAGCCGGGCAGTAGCACATGGGCGTACTTGGCGGTCTCGTTGAGGAAAATGTCCTGCACGATCAGGCAGTCAAGCGAAGTCAGTGCGCTTTCCACATGCTGGGTATTGGGATCGGACTGGGCGATATCCTCGCCCTGTACATACATCGCCTTGAAGGTGCCGGCGATGGCGGCATCGAACATGTTGGGGATGCGCAGGCCTGGTTCGTCGTCGATCTTCACCTTCCATATGTCTTCGAAGCGCTCACGCACCGAGGGATCACTCACGTGCTGGTAGCCCGGAAGTTCGTGGGGGAAGGAGCCCATGTCGCAGGAACCCTGCACATTGTTCTGACCCCGTAGTGGGTTGACGCCCACGCCTTCGCGCCCGAGGTTGCCGGTGGCCATCGCCAGGTTGGCGATACCCTGCACCATGGTGGACCCCTGGCTGTGCTCGGTCACTCCAAGACCGTAGTAGATCGCGCCATTGCCGGCGGTGGCGTAGGCGCGCGCCGCTTCGCGAACCTGTGCGGCGGGCACGCCGGTTTCGGTTTCCAGGGCTTCCGGCGAGTTGCGTTCCTCACTGATGAAGTTACGCCAGGCCTCGTAGGCTTCAGTCTCGCAGCGGCGCTCGATGAAACCCTTGTCCTCAAGACCTTCGGTCACCACCACGTGCGCCAGCGAATTGATCAGCGCGACGTTCGTACCCGGTTTCAACGCCAGGTGCATGGACGTGCTGCCATGGGGTGTCTTGAGTAGATCGATCCGGCGGGGGTCGGCGACGATCAACGTGGCGCCCTGACGCAGCCGCCGGCGCATCTGTGAGGCGAAGACCGGGTGGGCATCGGTCGGGTTGGCGCCGATAACCAGTATGGTGTCCGCCTTCATCACCGAATCGAAGGTCTGGGTCCCTGCGGATTCACCGATGGTGGTTTTCAGGCCATAACCGGTCGGCGAATGACAGACCCGGGCACAGGTATCGGTATTGTTGTTGCCGAAGGCCGCGCGGATCAGCTTCTGTAACAGGTAGGTTTCCTCGTTGGTGCAGCGTGAGGAGGTAATGCCGCCGATGCTTTCCCGACCGTACTTGGCCTGGGTCTCCTTCAGGCGCTTGGCCGCGAAGCCGATGGCTTCTTCCCAGGACACGGTGCGCCAGGGCTGGTCGATGGAGTCGCGGATCATCGGTTCCCTGATGCGGTCCTTATGGGTGGCATAGCCAAAGGCAAAGCGGCCTTTCACGCAGGAGTGGCCGTGGTTCGCGTCGCCGCCCTTGTAGGGCACCATACGTACCAGTTGGTCGCCTTTCATCTCTGCCTTGAAGGAACAGCCTACGCCGCAGTAGGCACAGGTGGTGACCACGCTATGCTCCGGTACGCCCTGGTCGATCACGCTCTTTTCCATTAGCGTCGAGGTGGGGCAGGCCTGTACACAGGCGCCGCAGGAGACGCATTCGGAATCCATGAATTCCTCGTCCTGGCCGGCGGCGACCTTGGAGTCGAAGCCGCGCCCGTCGATGGTCAGGGCGAAGGTGCCCTGGACCTCCTCGCAGGCCCGTACGCAGCGGGAGCAGACGATGCACTTACTGGGGTCGAAGCTGAAATAGGGGTTGGAGGCATCCGTCTCCGCATCCAGATGATTCTTGCCGTCGAAGCCGTAGCGTACATCCCGCAGGCCGACGGCACCGGCCATATCCTGCAACTCGCAATCCCCGTTGGCCGGGCAGGTCAGGCAGTCCAGCGGGTGGTCGGAGATGTACAGCTCCATGATATTCCGCCGCAGCTTGGCCAGCTTGCCATTCTGCGTGGTGACGTCCATGCCTTCGGCCACCGGTGTGGTGCAGGAGGCGGGATAGCCGCGCCGACCTTCGATCTCCACGGCGCATAGCCGGCAGGAGCCGAAAGCCTCAAGGTTGTCGGAGGCGCACAGCTTTGGAATGGTGATGCCCGCCAGGGCCGCTGCGCGCATGACGGAGGTGCCTTCGGGGACGCTGATCTCCATGCCGTCGATGGTCAGGGCGACGTGTTTCTCGGACAGCATCGCCGGTGTTCCATAATCTCTCTCGGGATTGATGCGGTGTTGGCTGGGGTCGAAATAGTTCAACATGCTTGCCTCCACTCGGTCAGGCTTGCTGCCGGGTCAAATCATTCGGGAAATGCTTCATGACACTCTGCACGGGGAAGGGCGTCATACCGCCCATAGCGCACAAGGAACCATCCACCATGGTTTCGCAGAGGTCGGAAAGGAGTTCGAGGTTGGCGTCGCGGTTGGTGCCGGCACGGATGCGGTCTATCACCTCAACACCTCGCACGGCGCCGATACGACAGGGTGTGCACTTGCCACAGGATTCGATGCTGCAGAATTCCATGGCGAAGCGGGCCTGTTCGCCCATGTCCACCGTGTCGTCGAACATCACTACGCCGCCGTGGCCGACAACGCCGCCGAAGGACGCAAAAGCTTCGTAATCGATGGGGCTGTCCCACTGGCTTTCAGGGAGATAGGCGCCCAGCGGTCCACCGACCTGGACGGCTTTCAAGGCACGGCCGCTCAGAGTGCCGCCGCCGAAGTCTTCCATTAATTCCCGCAGGGTAGTGCCGAAGGCCAGTTCCACCAGGCCACCGCGTTTAACGTTGCCTGCTAGCTGCAGGGCCAGGGTGCCGCGGGATTTCCCCATGCCGTAGTCGGCATAGGCCCGAGCCCCTTGATCGACGATAAACGGGATCGCGGCGAGAGACAGTACGTTGTTCACCACCGTAGGCCGGCCGAACAGCCCCTTGATGGCAGGTAGCGGCGGTTTGGCACGCACCATGCCGCGCTTGCCTTCAAGACTATCAAGCAGGGAGGTCTCCTCGCCGCAGATATAGGCACCGGCGCCAAGGCGCACTTCGAGGTCGAAATGTTTGCCGCTGCCAAGGATATTACTGCCGAGGTAGCCGGCGTTGTACGCGAGTCGCAGCGCTTCGTTGAAGATCCGGTGGGCGACCGGGTATTCGGAACGCAGATAGATGTAACCCTGGGTGGCGCCCACAGCGAGTCCGGCAATGGCCATGCCTTCAATCAGCATGTAGGGATCGCACTCCATCACCAATCGATCGGCAAAGGTGCCCGAGTCGCCCTCATCCGCGTTGCACACGATGTATTTCTGGCCGGGTGGTTCGTCGTGAACGGTTTGCCACTTGATGCCGGTAGGGAAGGCTGCGCCGCCACGTCCGCGCAAGCCTGAGTTCTTAACCTCATCGACGATAGCCTGCGTTTCCATCTTGAGCGCCTTTTCCAGGCCGGCGAAACCGCGATGGGCTTTGTAGTCCGCGATGGAGAGTGGATCGGTGATACCGATGCGGGAGAAGGTCAGGCGTTGCTGGTTCTTCAGGTAAGGGATGCTTTCGGTGAGCCCCTGGGCCAGCCGATGCTCCTGCTTGCCTTCGAACAGGCCTGACGACACCAGGTCGGCTACATCGGCCGGCTCCACCGGCCCGTAGGCGACACGACCCTCGGGCGTTGCGACCTCCACCATCGGCTCCAGCCAGAACAGTCCGCGGGAACCGTTGCGAACCAGCTCGATATCCAGTTGGCGGCCCTCCGCTCCCCGCTCGATCATGGCGGCGACGTCATCGGCGCCCATGGCCAGGGCAGTAGTGTCGCAGGGGATGTAAACGGTTACGGTCATCACTTCACCTCCACGGCCGAGGTGGTGAGCCGGTCCACCAGGCGATCGAATTTGTCGGCGGTCACGCGGCCGTGAATCGAATCATCCACGCGAATTGATGGGCCGCAGGCGCAATTACCCAGACAGTACACCGGTTCCAGGGTGAACTCGTTATCGCGACTGGTCTGGTGATAGTCCACCCCCAGCCTGTCCTTGATATGGGCTTCAAGCTGGCGGCTACCCACGGCCTGGCACGCCTCGGCGCGGCAGATATGAACCACATGGCTGCCTATCGGGTGCGTCCGGAAATGATGGTAGAAACTGATAATGCCGTGGACCTCGGCGCGGGTATGGCGCAGGGTTTCGGCGATGATCGGCACGGCGGCTTCCGGGATATAGCCGAAGCGATCCTGGATCGCGTGCAGGATAGGCAACATAGCCCCGGGTTTCTCCTTCAGGCGATCGACCTCCTGCTGGATCAACTCGGGCGTCCATTCCTGCGGCGGTCGTGAGCCGGCAGGTGCCATGGACAAACTCTCATCGGTGCGGTTATTTTCCTCTAACATATGAATAACCATTCTTAATTGTTTTTGGCTTTATTAGGCTATCTTGCTGAAAATAACACTCCAAAAATGCCCGATAAATATGAATGACAATGCATAAAAAGAAGCTTCATATCTCGCCCGCCTGGGTGTTCCGGACCGAAGACGGCGAGTTGTTCGAGCCTGTCCTTTTCCGCCTGCTCAAGGGCGTCCGCGATTCCGGCAAGCTCACGGCGGCGGCCGAGGGTGCGAATATCTCCTACCGCCACGCCTGGAATCTCCTCAACCGCGGGGCCGACTTCTTCGGCGTGCCGCTGGTGCTGATGCGCAAGGGTCACGGCACCCAGCTTTCGCCCCTGGGGGAGAAGCTGTTGTGGTCCGAACAGCGGGTCAAGGCGCGCCTTGGACCCCAGATCGACAGCATGGCGTCCGAGCTCAACATGCAACTCCAGCAACTGCTCGCCGGTGCTCACCCTGTGCTGCGCCTACATGCCAGCCATGGCTATGCGGTGGCGCTGCTGCCAGACTTCTCCGACTGGGTGGAGCTGGACCTGCAGTACACCAATCCCGCCAACGCAATAAGTGCGTTGACCCGGGGCGAATCCGACCTGGCCAGCTTTCACTTTCCAGCTTCTCCGCAGCTGGCGGATCAAGTCATGGCGATCTACAAGCGCCAGCTCGATCTCAAGAACCTCCGCGTAATCCGTTTCGTCACCCGGGAGCAGGGGCTGATCATTCGCAGCGATAGCCGCGACTCGATCGCTGGCTTGCAGGATCTCACCAAGCCAGATGTCCGCTTCATCAACCGTGACCGCCATTCCGGTACCCGTATCCTGTTCAACCTGTTGCTGGAAGATCAGGGCATCGTCATCGACGATATCAACGGCGCCGATCAGGAAGAATTCACCCACACTGCCGTAGCCGCCTATATCGCCGCTGGTATGGCCGACGCCGGCTTTGGGGTGGAGGCCTCGGCTCGCCAGTTCGGTCTGGACTTCATCAATCTGGCGACGGAGCACTACCTGCTGATCTGTCACGAGGACAAACTCAAGCAGGGCAACATGCGCCAATTGTTGGACCTCATGCGTGCTCCGGAATTCCTGGGCGAGATCGACAAACTGCCCGGTTACGCTCCGGATCGCTGCGGCGAGATATGCACTTTTGCGCAGTTGCTCGCCAGCGATCGCTAGGCTTGCTGGCGTCCTGCCCAACGACATCAGGACGCCACGCCCATTGGCGATCTAGAACAATGCCGCCGCCTTTGCCAGTGCGATGTACAGGCCTATCAGGAACGGAATCCCGACACCCATCCAGCACAGTACGCCGGTGACACCAAACTTGCCCCGTGCCGCGGTTTCAGCATTGGCGGCGATGCTGTCGTCGTGCTGGAGGGAACGCTCGTACTCCACTTCCTCATCAGTCATGTGATGTTCTTCTTTTACGGGCCTGATCAGCATGTTGCAGATCAGACCGAGGAAGAGCAGGCCCGCCATGATGTAGAGCGTCCGGTCATAGACGAGCGCGGGCTCGACGCCGGCCTTCAGCTGGGCTTCACGCAATGCCGCGATGATCAGCGGACCGACCAGGCCGGCAGCGGTCCACGCGGTCAGCAGGCGGCCATGGATAGCGCCGACCATTTGCGTACCAAAAATATCGGCGAGATAGGCGGGTACGGTCGCAAAGCCGCCGCCATACATGCTCAGGATGACGCAGATAGAAATGACGAACATACCCGCCATGCCCAGGTGACCCCAGGTCGGCAGCAGGCAATACATGGCGATGCCGATAACGAAGAAGCAGTAGTAGGTATTCTTGCGGCCGATCTTATCGGAAAGCGAAGCCCAGAAGAGACGGCCCACACTGTTGAACAGGCTGATCAGACCAACCAGGCCGGCGGCCGCAGCAACCACGGCAGCTTTCTGGGCGTCGGTCAGGGCTACGGAGCTGTCCTGAATGCCGACCAGCGCACCGCCGAAAACATCCTGGAGCATGGGGCTGGCCATCGAGATCACGGCAATGCCCGCCGTCACGTTGAGGAAGAGCACGCCCCAAATCAGCCAGAATTGCTTGGTCTTCCAGGCCGTGTTCAGGTGAACGTGACCCTTGGTGATCATGGCATTGCTCTTACCGTCGTCGCTGGGCTTCCAGCCGGCTGGATGCCAACCGTTGGGCGGGACCCTGAAGCCGATCGCGCCGCTAGCCATGACGATCGTGTAGATAATGCCCATCGTAATCAGCGTCATGGCCACGCCTGTGCCGCCATCTGCCGAGAAATGACTCATCAGCAGCACGGCCAGTGGAGCCCCGACCATGGCGCCGCCACCGTAGCCCATGATGGCAAAGCCGGTGGCCATGCCGCGACGGTCCGGGAACCACTTGATCAGGGTGGATACGGGAGTGATGTAACCCAGGCCCTGGCCAATACCGCCGAGAACACCGGCGCCAAGGTAGACCAGCCACAGCTGATGCACCATCACGCCAATGCCACCAACGACCATGCCGCCACCCCAGCAGAGGGCCGCGATACAGCCCGCCTTACGGGGGCCGGCATGCTCCAGCCAGGCACCCCAGATGGCGGCCGAGACACCGAGCATGGCAATGAAGATGCCGAAGACATAGGTCACATGGGCCACCGACCAGTTACAGGTGGTGGTTGTCAGCGCTTGCATGAGACCGATATTTGCGCAGCTTGCCGGCGCGTTGGCAATTTCGTTGCTCATCGGCAGCCAGAACACCGAGAAGCCGTAGGCCATCCCGATACATAGGTGAATAGCCAGTGCAGCAGTAGGTACCAGCCAGCGGTTGAAGCTGGGACCTGCAATTGTGCTTTCACGGGCAAAGAAACCAGCGGAGCGCCGTCCGCCGGATGCCAATGCGCCGTCTTCAGTGATGCCGTCCATAAACAGTCCTCTGATTTTTCTTGGTTTTTACCGGGGCTCCGCCGCAGATCGAAGGGCCCACGTACAGCATTTCTAGAGCGATGAATATCCTGACTGCCGATTGTCGCCTGCAGGGCTTTTCGATGTCGGGGTCGTTGGTTTACTTCGTCGACGGGCAGGCGAAAGGCTACAACCTCCCGAGGCCGGGAGTATTGGGGGTAGGTCTGGGCAAACGGGGGATAAAGCTCCCCGGTCGCAACTGAGTGCGCTGGAGTCTCTCATAGCAGCTCTCATTCTTGTTGCTGTATATGAATTAGAGTGCATAGGTGAAATAACGCAGATTGGGATTTCACCAAGTGGCCATTGGATTTTAATGATAGTTAGGGTGCAACTAGCCGAAAGTCTTATGAGGTTTTGTGCATATGTCGGGAGCCTGAAGGCCTGGTCACTTGGCTGGCTTGAAATGCTTGGTATACAACGGGTTTGCTAAATAGAGTTGGGA
The window above is part of the Marinobacter nanhaiticus D15-8W genome. Proteins encoded here:
- a CDS encoding formate dehydrogenase beta subunit is translated as MTVTVYIPCDTTALAMGADDVAAMIERGAEGRQLDIELVRNGSRGLFWLEPMVEVATPEGRVAYGPVEPADVADLVSSGLFEGKQEHRLAQGLTESIPYLKNQQRLTFSRIGITDPLSIADYKAHRGFAGLEKALKMETQAIVDEVKNSGLRGRGGAAFPTGIKWQTVHDEPPGQKYIVCNADEGDSGTFADRLVMECDPYMLIEGMAIAGLAVGATQGYIYLRSEYPVAHRIFNEALRLAYNAGYLGSNILGSGKHFDLEVRLGAGAYICGEETSLLDSLEGKRGMVRAKPPLPAIKGLFGRPTVVNNVLSLAAIPFIVDQGARAYADYGMGKSRGTLALQLAGNVKRGGLVELAFGTTLRELMEDFGGGTLSGRALKAVQVGGPLGAYLPESQWDSPIDYEAFASFGGVVGHGGVVMFDDTVDMGEQARFAMEFCSIESCGKCTPCRIGAVRGVEVIDRIRAGTNRDANLELLSDLCETMVDGSLCAMGGMTPFPVQSVMKHFPNDLTRQQA
- a CDS encoding OFA family MFS transporter; protein product: MDGITEDGALASGGRRSAGFFARESTIAGPSFNRWLVPTAALAIHLCIGMAYGFSVFWLPMSNEIANAPASCANIGLMQALTTTTCNWSVAHVTYVFGIFIAMLGVSAAIWGAWLEHAGPRKAGCIAALCWGGGMVVGGIGVMVHQLWLVYLGAGVLGGIGQGLGYITPVSTLIKWFPDRRGMATGFAIMGYGGGAMVGAPLAVLLMSHFSADGGTGVAMTLITMGIIYTIVMASGAIGFRVPPNGWHPAGWKPSDDGKSNAMITKGHVHLNTAWKTKQFWLIWGVLFLNVTAGIAVISMASPMLQDVFGGALVGIQDSSVALTDAQKAAVVAAAAGLVGLISLFNSVGRLFWASLSDKIGRKNTYYCFFVIGIAMYCLLPTWGHLGMAGMFVISICVILSMYGGGFATVPAYLADIFGTQMVGAIHGRLLTAWTAAGLVGPLIIAALREAQLKAGVEPALVYDRTLYIMAGLLFLGLICNMLIRPVKEEHHMTDEEVEYERSLQHDDSIAANAETAARGKFGVTGVLCWMGVGIPFLIGLYIALAKAAALF
- the fdhF gene encoding formate dehydrogenase subunit alpha codes for the protein MLNYFDPSQHRINPERDYGTPAMLSEKHVALTIDGMEISVPEGTSVMRAAALAGITIPKLCASDNLEAFGSCRLCAVEIEGRRGYPASCTTPVAEGMDVTTQNGKLAKLRRNIMELYISDHPLDCLTCPANGDCELQDMAGAVGLRDVRYGFDGKNHLDAETDASNPYFSFDPSKCIVCSRCVRACEEVQGTFALTIDGRGFDSKVAAGQDEEFMDSECVSCGACVQACPTSTLMEKSVIDQGVPEHSVVTTCAYCGVGCSFKAEMKGDQLVRMVPYKGGDANHGHSCVKGRFAFGYATHKDRIREPMIRDSIDQPWRTVSWEEAIGFAAKRLKETQAKYGRESIGGITSSRCTNEETYLLQKLIRAAFGNNNTDTCARVCHSPTGYGLKTTIGESAGTQTFDSVMKADTILVIGANPTDAHPVFASQMRRRLRQGATLIVADPRRIDLLKTPHGSTSMHLALKPGTNVALINSLAHVVVTEGLEDKGFIERRCETEAYEAWRNFISEERNSPEALETETGVPAAQVREAARAYATAGNGAIYYGLGVTEHSQGSTMVQGIANLAMATGNLGREGVGVNPLRGQNNVQGSCDMGSFPHELPGYQHVSDPSVRERFEDIWKVKIDDEPGLRIPNMFDAAIAGTFKAMYVQGEDIAQSDPNTQHVESALTSLDCLIVQDIFLNETAKYAHVLLPGSTFLEKNGTFTNAERRINRVRKVMPPVAGKEDWEVTQDLANALGYPMNYSHPSEIMDEIAQLTPTFTGVSYAKLEERGSIQWPCNDTHPDGTPTMHEVDFPIGKGHFAITDYVATEERTNRRYPLLLTTGRILSQYNVGAQTRRTENSQWHHEDVLEIHPSDAELRGIKEGDWLGITSRVGQTVLRCKISGRMLPGVVYTTFHHPGSGANVITTDNSDWATNCPEYKVTAVQVEKVTQPSAWQKHFHHFDELQQAYLEQTSDESNFALK
- a CDS encoding formate dehydrogenase subunit gamma, with the translated sequence MLEENNRTDESLSMAPAGSRPPQEWTPELIQQEVDRLKEKPGAMLPILHAIQDRFGYIPEAAVPIIAETLRHTRAEVHGIISFYHHFRTHPIGSHVVHICRAEACQAVGSRQLEAHIKDRLGVDYHQTSRDNEFTLEPVYCLGNCACGPSIRVDDSIHGRVTADKFDRLVDRLTTSAVEVK
- a CDS encoding substrate-binding domain-containing protein, translating into MTMHKKKLHISPAWVFRTEDGELFEPVLFRLLKGVRDSGKLTAAAEGANISYRHAWNLLNRGADFFGVPLVLMRKGHGTQLSPLGEKLLWSEQRVKARLGPQIDSMASELNMQLQQLLAGAHPVLRLHASHGYAVALLPDFSDWVELDLQYTNPANAISALTRGESDLASFHFPASPQLADQVMAIYKRQLDLKNLRVIRFVTREQGLIIRSDSRDSIAGLQDLTKPDVRFINRDRHSGTRILFNLLLEDQGIVIDDINGADQEEFTHTAVAAYIAAGMADAGFGVEASARQFGLDFINLATEHYLLICHEDKLKQGNMRQLLDLMRAPEFLGEIDKLPGYAPDRCGEICTFAQLLASDR